One region of Diabrotica undecimpunctata isolate CICGRU chromosome 6, icDiaUnde3, whole genome shotgun sequence genomic DNA includes:
- the Bet3 gene encoding trafficking protein particle complex subunit 3, producing MSRSTTRFDVKKVNSELVTLTYGALVAQMIKDLDNVDDVSKQLERLGYNMGIRLIEDFLAKTGTGRCLDLKDTADKIQSAFKMYLGIQPNVTNWSPSGDEFSFMLDSNPLTELVELPDDLKSLKYCNLLCGAIRGALEMVQLDVQSWIVQDQLKGDQNTEIRVKFIRRLEDAMPAGED from the exons ATGTCCCGCTCAACTACTAGATTCGATGTTAAAAAAGTG aaTTCAGAGTTAGTAACGTTAACTTACGGTGCTCTCGTTGCCCAAATGATTAAAGACTTGGACAATGTCGATGATGTCTCAAAGCAGCTTGAAAGATTAGGCTATAACATGGGCATAAGACTTATTGAAGATTTCCTGGCAAAGACTGGTACTGGAAGATGTTTGGATTTAAAAGATACTGCTGATAAAATTCAGAGTGCTTTTAAAATGTATCTAGGAATACAACCTAATGTAACCAATTGGAGTCCTTCTGGTGATGAATTTTCTTTTATGCTTGATTCTAATCCTCTGACGGAACTAGTAGAGCTTCCTGATGATTTAAAATCATTAAAGTATTGTAATTTGCTTTGTGGAGCTATTAGAGGTGCCCTTGAGATGGTACAGCTAGATGTTCAGAGTTGGATTGTGCAG GACCAGTTGAAAGGTGACCAAAACACAGAAATTAGAGTAAAATTCATCAGAAGATTAGAGGATGCTATGCCAGCTGGGGAAGATTGA